A single genomic interval of Hafnia alvei harbors:
- the hflX gene encoding ribosome rescue GTPase HflX, which produces MFDRYEAGEQAVLVHVYFSQERDIEDLREFESLVSSAGVEALRVVTGSRKAPHPKYFVGEGKAEEIAQAVQETGASVVLFDHALSAAQERNLEKLCQCRVIDRTGLILDIFAQRARTHEGKLQVELAQLRHLATRLVRGWTHLERQKGGIGLRGPGETQLETDRRLLRDRISLILSRLERVEKQRDQGRRARSRADVPTVSLVGYTNAGKSTLFNHITKADVYAADQLFATLDPTLRRIDVVDVGTTVLADTVGFIRHLPHDLVAAFKATLQETRQASLLLHIIDASDARVDENIDAVNTVLAEIEADEIPVLLVMNKIDMLDEFEPRIDRNDENLPIRVWVSAQTGVGIDLLFQALTERLSGEIASYELRLPPEAGRLRSRFYQLQAIEKEWTEEDGSIGLQIRLPIVEWHRLCKREQELLKYII; this is translated from the coding sequence TTGTTTGACCGTTACGAAGCCGGCGAGCAGGCCGTATTGGTTCACGTCTATTTCTCCCAAGAAAGAGATATTGAAGATCTCAGAGAGTTTGAGTCCTTAGTCTCCTCAGCGGGCGTAGAAGCATTACGCGTTGTTACCGGCAGCCGCAAGGCCCCGCATCCAAAGTATTTTGTTGGCGAAGGTAAAGCCGAAGAAATCGCTCAGGCGGTTCAAGAAACCGGTGCCTCCGTCGTTCTTTTTGATCACGCATTATCCGCAGCTCAAGAACGCAATCTGGAAAAGTTATGCCAGTGCCGCGTGATTGATCGTACGGGTCTGATCCTCGACATTTTTGCGCAACGTGCACGTACCCATGAAGGTAAGTTGCAGGTTGAACTTGCTCAGCTACGCCATTTGGCTACGCGCTTGGTGCGTGGCTGGACTCACCTTGAGCGCCAAAAAGGTGGGATAGGTTTACGTGGTCCGGGCGAAACCCAGCTTGAAACAGACCGTCGTTTGCTGCGCGATCGCATCAGCCTGATTTTGTCTCGTCTTGAGCGCGTTGAAAAACAGCGCGACCAAGGTCGCCGTGCGCGTAGCCGTGCGGATGTTCCAACGGTGTCACTGGTGGGTTATACCAACGCCGGAAAATCAACGCTGTTTAACCATATAACCAAAGCAGATGTGTATGCTGCTGATCAACTGTTTGCTACGCTTGATCCGACGCTCCGTCGTATTGACGTCGTTGATGTTGGCACCACCGTTCTCGCCGATACGGTTGGGTTTATTCGCCATTTGCCCCACGATTTGGTGGCTGCGTTTAAGGCAACGCTGCAAGAAACCCGTCAGGCATCACTTTTATTGCACATAATTGATGCATCTGATGCCCGTGTTGATGAGAATATTGATGCAGTGAATACTGTATTAGCAGAAATTGAAGCAGATGAAATTCCTGTACTGCTTGTAATGAACAAAATTGATATGCTGGATGAGTTCGAACCGCGTATCGATAGGAACGATGAGAATTTACCTATTCGGGTTTGGGTTTCTGCGCAAACCGGAGTGGGAATTGATTTATTGTTCCAAGCGTTAACTGAGCGCTTGAGCGGAGAAATTGCAAGCTACGAGTTGCGATTGCCGCCTGAGGCAGGACGTTTACGTAGCCGTTTTTACCAGCTTCAGGCAATAGAGAAAGAGTGGACTGAAGAAGATGGCAGTATCGGGTTACAGATCCGGCTCCCAATTGTGGAGTGGCATCGACTTTGTAAACGTGAACAAGAATTACTAAAGTATATTATTTAG
- the hflK gene encoding FtsH protease activity modulator HflK, with amino-acid sequence MAWNQPGNNGQDRDPWGGSKNDGGNSGGNNNNGNNNNRGGRDQGPPDLDDIFRKLSKKLGGLGGKGTGSSNSGNPRAPMGGKVVGLAVAAVVVIWAASGFYTIKEAERGVVTRFGKFSHLVQPGLNWKPTFVDEVTPVNVESVRELAASGVMLTSDENVVRVEMNVQYRVTNPEEYLFNVTNADDSLRQATDSALRAVIGKYSMDKILTEGRTIIRTDTQKVLEETIKPYKMGITLLDVNFQTARPPEEVKAAFDDAIAARENEQQYIREAEAYANEVQPRANGQAQRILEDARAYKDRTVLEAQGEVGRFARLLPEYKASPQITRERMYLETMERVLGSTRKVLVDDKSNNLMVLPLDQLMRGGKTDAAAKSGSQDTSLIRLDPTPAATKSSSNADSSSSSVMDQRRANAQRNDTNRQGENN; translated from the coding sequence ATGGCGTGGAATCAGCCCGGTAATAACGGACAGGACCGCGACCCGTGGGGAGGCAGCAAGAATGATGGCGGCAACTCCGGCGGAAACAACAATAATGGTAACAACAATAATAGAGGTGGTCGCGATCAGGGACCTCCGGATCTGGATGATATCTTCCGTAAACTGAGCAAAAAGCTGGGTGGACTGGGCGGTAAAGGCACGGGTTCTAGCAATTCAGGCAATCCACGCGCACCTATGGGTGGCAAAGTGGTGGGTCTTGCCGTTGCAGCTGTGGTTGTCATCTGGGCAGCAAGTGGTTTCTATACCATTAAAGAAGCTGAACGTGGCGTCGTGACACGTTTTGGCAAATTCAGTCATCTGGTACAGCCAGGTTTGAACTGGAAACCGACTTTTGTTGATGAAGTGACTCCGGTGAACGTGGAATCTGTGCGTGAACTGGCAGCGTCCGGCGTGATGCTGACTTCGGATGAGAACGTGGTTCGCGTTGAGATGAACGTACAGTACCGTGTAACCAATCCAGAAGAGTACTTGTTCAACGTGACCAATGCGGATGATAGTCTGCGTCAGGCAACTGACAGCGCGCTGCGTGCGGTTATTGGTAAATACTCAATGGATAAAATCCTCACCGAAGGCCGTACCATTATTCGTACGGATACTCAGAAAGTGCTGGAAGAAACCATTAAGCCTTACAAAATGGGGATCACCTTGCTGGACGTAAACTTCCAGACAGCGCGTCCGCCAGAAGAAGTTAAAGCTGCATTTGATGATGCGATTGCTGCACGTGAAAACGAACAGCAATACATTCGTGAAGCTGAAGCTTACGCCAACGAAGTTCAGCCTCGTGCGAACGGTCAGGCACAGCGTATTCTTGAAGATGCACGTGCTTACAAAGATCGTACCGTTTTGGAAGCTCAGGGTGAAGTCGGCCGTTTCGCTCGCTTGTTGCCTGAATACAAAGCGTCTCCGCAAATTACGCGTGAACGTATGTATCTGGAAACCATGGAACGCGTATTGGGTAGCACCCGTAAAGTGTTGGTTGATGATAAGAGCAATAACCTGATGGTTCTGCCTTTGGATCAGCTGATGCGCGGTGGCAAAACTGACGCGGCGGCGAAATCTGGCAGTCAGGATACCAGCCTGATTCGTTTAGACCCAACGCCTGCGGCAACCAAGTCATCTAGTAATGCAGATTCAAGTAGCAGCAGCGTGATGGACCAGCGTCGAGCTAATGCTCAGCGTAACGATACCAATCGTCAGGGAGAGAATAACTAA
- the hflC gene encoding protease modulator HflC, with protein MRKSLLLVLIVILVVLYASLFVVTEGQRGIVLRFGKVLRDDENKPLVYAPGLHLKIPFIESVKMLDARIQTMDNQADRFVTKEKKDLIVDSYIKWRISDFSRYYLATGGGDVSQAEVLLKRKFSDRLRSEIGRLDIKDIVTDSRGKLMEDVRDALNTGTVDDAAASDADDAIASAAARVERETSGKQPAVNPNSMAALGIEVVDVRIKQINLPAEVSDAIYKRMRAEREAVARRHRSQGQEEAEKLRATADYEVTRTLAEAERQGRITRGEGDAVTAKLFADAFSQDPDFFAFIRSLKAYENSFKDGQDVMVLRPDSDFFKYMKSPNGNAAAK; from the coding sequence ATGCGTAAGTCTCTATTACTCGTTCTCATTGTTATCCTGGTGGTATTGTACGCATCACTGTTTGTGGTGACTGAAGGCCAGCGTGGCATCGTACTGCGTTTTGGTAAGGTTTTGCGTGATGATGAGAATAAGCCTTTGGTGTACGCACCAGGCCTGCATCTCAAAATACCGTTTATCGAATCTGTCAAAATGCTGGATGCGCGTATCCAAACTATGGATAACCAAGCTGACCGTTTCGTCACCAAAGAGAAGAAAGACCTGATTGTTGACTCTTATATCAAGTGGCGCATCAGCGATTTCAGTCGTTACTACTTGGCAACCGGCGGTGGCGATGTTTCTCAGGCAGAAGTGCTGTTGAAACGTAAATTCAGTGACCGTCTGCGTTCTGAAATCGGTCGTCTGGATATCAAAGATATCGTAACGGATTCCCGCGGTAAGCTGATGGAAGACGTGCGTGATGCATTGAACACCGGTACGGTAGACGATGCCGCCGCAAGCGATGCAGATGATGCCATTGCCAGCGCAGCAGCACGTGTTGAGCGTGAAACTAGCGGTAAACAACCAGCGGTAAACCCGAACAGTATGGCTGCTCTGGGTATCGAAGTGGTTGACGTTCGTATCAAGCAAATCAACCTGCCAGCCGAAGTGTCTGACGCTATCTACAAGCGTATGCGTGCAGAGCGTGAAGCCGTAGCACGTCGTCACCGTTCACAGGGTCAGGAAGAAGCTGAGAAGCTGCGTGCGACCGCGGACTATGAAGTGACGCGTACACTGGCTGAAGCTGAGCGTCAGGGACGTATTACTCGCGGTGAAGGTGATGCGGTAACTGCTAAGCTGTTTGCCGATGCATTTAGCCAAGATCCTGACTTCTTCGCCTTCATTCGTAGCCTGAAAGCGTACGAAAATAGCTTCAAAGATGGCCAAGATGTGATGGTTCTGCGTCCAGACAGTGATTTCTTCAAATACATGAAATCACCAAACGGTAATGCAGCAGCTAAATAA
- a CDS encoding DUF2065 domain-containing protein, translating to MNSTIWMALGLVLIVEGLGPMLFPRVWRRMIATMAQLPDGVLRRYGGGLVVAGLVIYYMLRSRMGG from the coding sequence ATGAACTCTACAATTTGGATGGCATTAGGGTTGGTTTTGATCGTCGAAGGACTCGGACCAATGCTTTTTCCACGAGTTTGGCGGCGCATGATCGCAACGATGGCTCAATTACCTGACGGAGTTTTACGTCGTTATGGCGGCGGTCTAGTGGTTGCTGGGTTAGTTATCTACTACATGTTGCGTAGCCGTATGGGGGGCTAA
- a CDS encoding adenylosuccinate synthase, translating into MGKNVVVLGTQWGDEGKGKVVDLLTERAKYVVRYQGGHNAGHTLVINGEKTVLHLIPSGILRENVTSIIANGVVLAPDALMREMTELEARGIPVRERLLLSEACPLILPYHVALDNAREKARGAKAIGTTGRGIGPAYEDKVARRGLRVGDLFNKETFAVKLKEIMEYHNFQLVNYYKVEAVDYQTVLDEVMAVADIITAMVVDVADLLNKAHKKGEFVMFEGAQGTLLDIDHGTYPYVTSSNTTAGGVATGSGVGPRCVDYVLGIVKAYSTRVGAGPFPTELFDEVGEFLCTKGNEFGATTGRRRRTGWLDAVAVRRAVELNSLSGFCMTKLDVLDGLDEVKICVGYRMPDGREIDTTPLAAEGWEGIEPIYEVMPGWKETTFGVKDHSKLPQAALNYIKRVEEVTGVPVDIISTGPDREETMILRDPFDA; encoded by the coding sequence ATGGGTAAGAATGTCGTCGTACTAGGCACCCAATGGGGTGACGAAGGTAAGGGCAAGGTCGTAGACCTATTAACCGAAAGGGCCAAGTATGTTGTGCGCTATCAGGGCGGTCACAATGCAGGTCATACACTAGTCATTAACGGTGAAAAAACCGTTCTTCATTTGATTCCGTCAGGAATTCTGCGCGAAAACGTAACCAGCATTATTGCAAACGGTGTGGTATTAGCACCTGACGCTCTGATGCGTGAAATGACCGAACTGGAAGCCCGTGGCATTCCTGTTCGTGAACGTCTGTTACTCTCCGAAGCTTGTCCTCTGATCCTGCCATATCACGTGGCATTGGATAACGCGCGCGAAAAAGCACGCGGTGCGAAGGCTATCGGTACAACAGGCCGTGGTATCGGTCCTGCGTATGAAGATAAAGTCGCTCGTCGCGGTCTGCGCGTTGGCGATCTGTTCAATAAAGAAACCTTTGCAGTTAAGCTGAAAGAAATTATGGAATACCATAATTTCCAACTGGTTAATTACTACAAAGTTGAAGCAGTTGACTACCAAACCGTGCTGGATGAAGTGATGGCTGTTGCCGATATCATCACTGCAATGGTGGTTGACGTTGCCGATCTGCTGAACAAAGCTCACAAGAAAGGCGAGTTTGTGATGTTTGAAGGCGCACAGGGTACGTTGCTGGACATTGACCACGGCACCTATCCGTATGTGACTTCTTCTAACACCACTGCAGGTGGCGTTGCGACCGGTTCTGGCGTGGGTCCACGCTGTGTAGACTACGTTCTGGGTATTGTGAAAGCTTACTCTACTCGCGTAGGTGCAGGTCCATTCCCAACTGAGCTGTTTGATGAAGTGGGTGAGTTCCTGTGTACTAAAGGCAACGAATTCGGTGCAACTACCGGTCGTCGTCGTCGTACTGGCTGGTTGGACGCTGTTGCCGTTCGCCGCGCCGTAGAGCTGAACTCTCTGTCTGGCTTCTGCATGACCAAACTGGACGTGCTGGATGGCTTAGACGAAGTGAAGATCTGTGTAGGTTATCGTATGCCGGATGGTCGTGAAATTGACACCACTCCGCTGGCCGCAGAAGGCTGGGAAGGCATTGAGCCAATCTACGAAGTTATGCCAGGTTGGAAAGAAACCACCTTCGGCGTTAAAGATCACAGCAAATTGCCACAGGCTGCACTGAACTACATCAAGCGTGTAGAAGAAGTGACAGGTGTTCCAGTTGATATCATTTCTACTGGCCCTGACCGTGAAGAGACTATGATCCTGCGCGACCCGTTTGACGCGTAA
- the nsrR gene encoding nitric oxide-sensing transcriptional repressor NsrR, whose translation MQLTSFTDFGLRALIYMASLPADQMTNITQVTDVYGVSRNHMVKIINQLSRAGFVTAVRGKNGGIRLGRPAKDIRIGDVVRELEPLTLVNCSHEFCHITTACRLKQVLQRATQAFLAELDQCTLADLIEENSPLYKLLLVE comes from the coding sequence GTGCAGTTAACAAGTTTTACTGATTTTGGGTTACGGGCGCTGATTTACATGGCATCCCTGCCTGCCGATCAGATGACCAATATCACGCAGGTAACTGATGTCTATGGCGTCTCTCGTAACCACATGGTTAAAATTATTAATCAGTTGAGCCGTGCTGGCTTTGTCACTGCTGTTCGAGGTAAGAACGGCGGCATTCGCTTGGGACGACCAGCGAAAGATATTCGTATTGGTGACGTGGTAAGAGAGCTTGAGCCTTTGACGCTAGTTAACTGCTCTCACGAGTTTTGCCATATCACGACAGCCTGCCGCTTGAAGCAAGTTTTGCAAAGAGCCACGCAGGCTTTTCTGGCCGAGTTGGATCAATGTACTTTGGCCGATTTAATTGAAGAAAACTCACCGCTTTATAAGTTGTTGCTGGTTGAATAA
- the rnr gene encoding ribonuclease R, which produces MSQDPFQEREAEKYASPIPSREFILTHLSQHTTPVSREEIARELNLTSEEDLEALRRRLRAMERDGQLIFTRRQCYALPERLDLKKGTVIGHRDGYGFIRIEGSKDRDDLYLSSEQMKLCIHGDVVLAQVVGTDRKGRREARIVRVLEPKQSQIVGRYFTDAGVGFVVPDDSRLSFDILIPPESIAGARMGYVVVVELTQRPTRRTKAVGKIVEVLGDNMGTSMAVDIALRTHEIPHTWPEQVEKQVADLSEQVPEAAKKGRVDLRDLPLVTIDGEDARDFDDAVYCEKKRGGGWRLWVAIADVSYYVRPNTALDHEARSRGNSVYFPSQVVPMLPEVLSNGLCSLNPQVDRLCMVCEMTVSATGRLTSFKFYEAVMSSHARLTYTKVAHILAGDEELREHYRPLVKPLEELHSLYKVLDHAREVRGGIAFETEEAKFIFNAERRIERIEPTVRNDAHKLIEECMILANIAAARFVEKNEEPALYRIHDRPSDDHLTSLRSVLGELGLTLGGGMKPEPKDYADLMDEIADRPDHEMLQTMLLRSMKQAVYDPENRGHFGLALSAYAHFTSPIRRYPDLSLHRAIKYLLAKEHGGDHAGWTKTGGWHYNEEQMLQLGEHCSMTERRADEATRNVADWLKCDFMQDHVGETFTGIISSVTGFGFFVRLDDLFIDGLVHVSALDNDYYRFDNVGQRLIGESSGQTYRLGDKVEIRVDAVHMDERKIDFVLLSSTRTPRGAGKTEKERTKRTLREDKAPSRGQRRGGKMPANFEPDSAFRKDKNGKPVRAGKAGAGKKEKSVKIDKSGKPAKPAKNAKDHDQTSVKPKAKKVSAKTKKIATATKAKRAGKKAAE; this is translated from the coding sequence ATGTCACAAGATCCTTTCCAGGAACGCGAAGCAGAGAAATACGCCTCACCGATCCCAAGCCGCGAGTTTATCCTGACGCATCTGTCGCAGCACACCACGCCCGTTAGCCGTGAGGAGATCGCGCGTGAACTAAATCTGACGAGTGAAGAAGATTTAGAAGCGCTGCGACGCCGTCTGAGAGCGATGGAACGCGACGGACAGCTCATCTTCACCCGACGCCAGTGCTATGCGCTGCCAGAGCGTCTCGATTTGAAGAAGGGAACCGTGATTGGCCATCGTGACGGCTACGGTTTCATTCGCATTGAAGGGAGTAAAGACCGCGACGATCTTTACCTCTCTTCGGAACAGATGAAGCTGTGTATTCACGGTGACGTGGTGCTGGCTCAGGTTGTTGGCACCGATCGTAAAGGGCGTCGTGAAGCGCGCATCGTTCGTGTTCTTGAACCTAAACAGAGCCAAATCGTGGGCCGCTACTTTACCGACGCAGGCGTTGGTTTTGTGGTGCCAGACGACAGCCGTTTAAGCTTTGATATTTTGATCCCACCAGAATCTATTGCCGGTGCCCGTATGGGATACGTGGTTGTGGTTGAGTTAACTCAACGTCCAACGCGTCGCACCAAGGCCGTGGGTAAAATTGTCGAAGTCTTGGGGGATAACATGGGCACCAGCATGGCGGTGGATATCGCTCTGCGCACGCATGAAATCCCACATACTTGGCCTGAGCAGGTTGAAAAGCAGGTTGCTGATTTAAGCGAGCAAGTGCCAGAAGCGGCTAAAAAAGGTCGTGTTGACCTGCGTGATTTGCCGCTGGTTACCATTGATGGCGAAGACGCACGTGACTTTGATGATGCGGTCTATTGTGAGAAAAAACGCGGCGGTGGCTGGCGTTTGTGGGTGGCAATTGCCGACGTAAGTTACTACGTTCGCCCAAATACTGCGCTGGATCACGAAGCGCGTAGCCGTGGTAACTCGGTGTACTTCCCATCACAGGTCGTTCCTATGCTGCCGGAAGTGCTCTCTAACGGGCTTTGTTCGCTGAACCCACAGGTTGATCGCCTGTGTATGGTGTGCGAAATGACCGTTTCTGCAACGGGTCGCCTGACATCCTTCAAATTCTACGAAGCGGTGATGAGCTCTCATGCGCGTTTAACCTACACCAAAGTAGCCCATATTTTGGCCGGTGATGAAGAGCTGCGTGAACACTATCGTCCGTTGGTTAAGCCTTTGGAAGAGCTGCATAGCCTCTACAAAGTGTTGGATCATGCGCGTGAAGTGCGTGGCGGTATTGCATTTGAGACCGAAGAAGCCAAATTCATCTTCAACGCTGAGCGCCGTATCGAACGCATTGAGCCAACGGTTCGTAACGATGCGCACAAGCTGATCGAAGAATGTATGATTCTGGCCAACATCGCGGCAGCGCGTTTTGTTGAGAAGAACGAAGAGCCTGCGCTGTACCGAATCCATGATCGTCCAAGCGATGACCACTTGACCTCGCTGCGTAGCGTGCTGGGTGAGTTAGGTTTAACGCTGGGCGGTGGCATGAAGCCGGAACCGAAAGATTACGCCGATCTCATGGATGAAATCGCGGATCGTCCTGACCATGAAATGCTGCAAACGATGCTGCTGCGCTCCATGAAACAGGCAGTCTACGATCCAGAAAACCGTGGTCACTTCGGTTTGGCGTTATCAGCCTATGCACACTTTACGTCTCCGATTCGCCGTTATCCTGACCTGAGCCTGCATCGTGCGATCAAGTACCTGCTGGCAAAAGAGCACGGCGGCGACCATGCGGGTTGGACGAAAACCGGTGGTTGGCACTATAACGAAGAGCAGATGTTGCAGCTGGGCGAGCATTGCTCCATGACCGAGCGCCGCGCAGATGAAGCTACACGTAACGTTGCAGACTGGCTGAAATGCGACTTTATGCAGGATCACGTGGGTGAAACCTTTACCGGGATTATCTCTAGCGTGACCGGCTTTGGTTTCTTCGTGCGCTTAGACGATCTGTTTATTGACGGCTTGGTGCATGTTTCTGCGTTGGACAACGATTATTACCGCTTCGATAACGTGGGTCAGCGTCTGATTGGTGAGTCTTCCGGCCAAACTTATCGCTTAGGCGACAAAGTTGAGATCCGCGTAGACGCGGTGCATATGGACGAGCGCAAGATTGATTTTGTTCTTCTTTCTAGCACTCGTACCCCGCGTGGCGCAGGCAAAACTGAGAAAGAGCGCACTAAGCGTACCCTCAGAGAAGATAAAGCACCTTCTCGTGGGCAGCGTCGTGGTGGTAAGATGCCGGCCAATTTCGAACCGGATAGTGCATTCCGTAAAGATAAAAATGGCAAGCCAGTGCGAGCGGGCAAAGCCGGTGCAGGTAAAAAAGAGAAATCAGTGAAAATTGATAAATCTGGCAAGCCTGCAAAACCAGCTAAAAATGCCAAAGATCACGATCAGACAAGCGTTAAGCCAAAAGCTAAAAAAGTTTCGGCGAAGACTAAGAAAATCGCTACGGCCACCAAGGCCAAACGTGCCGGTAAAAAAGCCGCCGAGTGA
- the rlmB gene encoding 23S rRNA (guanosine(2251)-2'-O)-methyltransferase RlmB has product MSEMIYGIHAVQALLERDPQRFLEVFVMKGREDRRLMPLIAELEQMGIVIQVANRQWLDEKVEGAVHQGIIARVREGRQYQENDLPALLENLEQPPFLLILDGVTDPHNLGACLRSADAAGVHAVIVPRDRSAQLNATAKKVACGAAETVPLIRVTNLARTMRFLQEQNVWIVGTAGEADHNLYQSKMTGPMALVMGAEGDGMRRLTREHCDELISIPMAGSVSSLNVSVATGICLFEAVRQRS; this is encoded by the coding sequence ATGAGCGAAATGATTTACGGTATTCATGCGGTTCAGGCATTGCTTGAACGCGATCCACAGCGTTTTCTTGAAGTCTTCGTGATGAAAGGTCGTGAAGACCGTCGTCTGATGCCGCTGATTGCTGAACTTGAGCAGATGGGCATTGTGATTCAAGTCGCAAATCGTCAGTGGCTGGATGAGAAGGTTGAAGGCGCGGTGCATCAGGGGATTATTGCCCGCGTGCGCGAAGGACGTCAGTATCAGGAAAATGATTTGCCTGCGCTGCTGGAAAATCTGGAACAGCCTCCTTTCCTATTGATTCTCGACGGCGTAACCGATCCGCACAACCTTGGTGCTTGCTTACGTAGCGCCGATGCGGCTGGTGTTCATGCCGTGATCGTTCCGCGCGATCGTTCTGCTCAGTTGAATGCCACGGCGAAAAAAGTGGCCTGTGGCGCAGCGGAAACTGTGCCGTTGATCCGCGTTACAAATCTTGCGCGTACCATGCGTTTCCTGCAAGAGCAAAATGTATGGATCGTCGGTACGGCGGGCGAAGCTGACCACAATCTTTATCAAAGCAAAATGACCGGCCCGATGGCGCTGGTGATGGGCGCAGAAGGCGACGGTATGCGCCGTTTGACCCGCGAACATTGCGATGAGCTGATCAGCATTCCGATGGCGGGCAGCGTTTCTTCTCTGAACGTTTCCGTTGCGACCGGTATTTGCCTGTTCGAGGCTGTGCGCCAGCGTTCATAG
- a CDS encoding isovaleryl-CoA dehydrogenase, whose amino-acid sequence MTWQTHTVFNQPHPLSNSNLYLSDIPLQEAVERELAGWDSALLSAVGLQLGSAESLELGRMANANPPELLRYDAAGRRIDDVRFHPAWHMLMQGLTENRVHNLPWQTDAPAGAFAARAARFLLHSQVEAGTLCPITMTFGAIPLLQKTLPTTMSGWLTRLLSDRYDPHALPIEQKKGLLIGMGMTEKQGGSDVLTNTTQATPLEGSGNGQPYRLVGHKWFFSVPQSDAHLILAQASGGLSCFFVPRILPDSTRNAIRIERLKEKLGNRSNASAEVEFQDATGWLLGDEGEGVRLILQMGSSTRFDCALGSHGLMRRAFTVAFYHALQRQAFGKPLAEQPLMRQVLAKMALRLEGQTSLLFRLCRSWEMPHVQGEKLFGRLMTPVAKYSICKQGIPFIAEAMEALGGIGYCEESELPRLYREAPVNSIWEGSGNIMCLDVLRVWRKNPHMEEMLNLELADVKGQSALFDKAWRNLSKRLQKPNEAEARIICDELFNVNAAAQLLRFAPADIAQAWCQQYFSYDGVSVINNETQEILLQRAMGLAS is encoded by the coding sequence ATGACGTGGCAAACACATACGGTTTTTAATCAACCGCACCCCCTAAGTAACAGCAATCTCTACCTTTCTGATATTCCGCTCCAAGAGGCCGTTGAACGAGAGCTGGCAGGCTGGGATTCTGCATTGCTAAGCGCAGTCGGCTTACAGCTAGGTTCGGCAGAATCGCTGGAACTTGGTCGGATGGCAAACGCCAATCCTCCTGAGCTGCTGCGCTACGATGCGGCTGGACGGCGTATCGATGATGTGCGGTTTCATCCCGCTTGGCACATGCTGATGCAGGGATTAACTGAAAATCGGGTGCATAATTTGCCGTGGCAAACAGATGCACCGGCAGGAGCGTTCGCGGCACGCGCCGCTCGTTTTCTGCTGCATAGCCAAGTTGAGGCCGGTACACTTTGCCCAATCACCATGACCTTTGGCGCGATTCCGCTACTGCAAAAAACGTTGCCTACCACAATGAGCGGATGGCTAACGAGGTTGCTGTCTGACCGCTATGATCCGCACGCGCTGCCCATAGAACAGAAAAAAGGGCTGCTCATCGGCATGGGAATGACGGAAAAACAGGGCGGCTCGGATGTGCTTACCAATACGACGCAGGCAACGCCGTTAGAAGGCAGTGGCAATGGTCAGCCTTACCGGCTGGTGGGACACAAATGGTTTTTCTCCGTTCCACAAAGCGATGCGCACCTGATTTTGGCGCAGGCCAGCGGCGGACTCTCCTGCTTTTTTGTTCCTCGTATTCTGCCGGATAGCACGCGCAACGCGATTCGCATCGAAAGGCTGAAAGAGAAACTGGGTAATCGTTCAAATGCGAGCGCAGAAGTTGAGTTTCAGGATGCGACGGGATGGCTGCTCGGTGATGAAGGAGAGGGAGTTCGCCTGATATTGCAGATGGGAAGCTCAACTCGCTTTGATTGCGCATTGGGCAGCCATGGGTTGATGAGAAGGGCGTTCACCGTGGCGTTTTATCATGCGTTGCAGAGACAGGCATTTGGTAAACCTCTAGCCGAGCAGCCGCTGATGCGTCAGGTACTCGCCAAAATGGCGCTGCGGCTTGAAGGACAAACGTCGTTGCTGTTTCGTCTTTGTCGATCTTGGGAAATGCCGCATGTGCAGGGTGAGAAACTGTTTGGTCGCCTAATGACGCCGGTGGCTAAGTATTCAATTTGTAAACAGGGTATTCCCTTTATCGCTGAGGCTATGGAAGCGTTAGGAGGAATTGGCTATTGCGAAGAGAGCGAACTGCCGCGTTTATATCGAGAAGCACCGGTAAACAGTATCTGGGAAGGCTCTGGCAATATCATGTGTTTAGACGTATTGCGGGTATGGCGCAAAAATCCGCATATGGAAGAGATGCTTAACTTAGAGTTAGCTGACGTGAAAGGGCAAAGTGCGTTATTTGATAAGGCGTGGCGGAATTTGTCGAAACGTTTACAGAAACCCAATGAGGCTGAAGCGAGGATCATTTGCGACGAGTTGTTTAATGTGAATGCGGCGGCTCAGCTTTTACGTTTTGCTCCGGCTGATATTGCTCAAGCGTGGTGCCAACAATATTTTTCCTATGACGGGGTTAGTGTTATCAATAACGAAACTCAGGAGATCCTGTTACAGCGGGCGATGGGGTTAGCGAGCTAG
- a CDS encoding DUF1471 domain-containing protein, whose translation MNRSPVLNTLLLSIGLISASAQSAENVNADLTTGLNQVGIISVHDIVGEPHDVERIIALKADEQGASYYRILTMDENTPQHTWHVTAALYS comes from the coding sequence ATGAACAGATCCCCTGTGCTCAACACATTGTTGCTTTCAATTGGTTTAATTAGCGCATCCGCCCAATCAGCAGAAAACGTTAATGCCGATCTCACCACTGGACTTAATCAGGTCGGTATTATTTCAGTACACGATATTGTGGGAGAGCCCCACGATGTAGAACGCATTATTGCGCTAAAGGCCGATGAGCAAGGTGCGAGCTACTACCGAATTCTGACCATGGATGAAAACACGCCGCAGCACACGTGGCACGTTACTGCGGCGTTGTATAGCTGA